From the genome of Salvia splendens isolate huo1 chromosome 7, SspV2, whole genome shotgun sequence:
tttgggacggagggagtatagttGTAATCGAATGTTGAAGCAAGTCCTAATGATTTTTGAATGGAATTCTTTGTCCTAAAATTAGAAGATGACCTATTATTTGTTTCTCAAAATAAGCTAGTCAAGAATAATACTTACagtaatatttttctttaatttacaAGGTTTAAAAAATTAGATCAGCAAAGATTGATAAAATCTGTACTCCCTAGTACTAGAATAAAACTGAAAAGTGGAATGATTTGATAAAATCTAATAAATGGAGATAGATACAATCATTAACTATTTTGTTCTCAAAATTCCTCATTAATTTTTTGAGTGAAGTGCATAAAATAACCCTGACCTTTTCAAAAGTTTCACTTCAGACCTctgactaaaaaaaatatcgccacatGCCTCTGACCTAAACCATAATCACAAATGAGatatttgtagccatttttcggACTAAAAGGCCCTTATGCCTTAAAGGGCATTTCAGTCAATTTCAGTCAATTTGCAGGCCTACTCTGCCGTCATGGTCACTTTTGCAGACAATAGGCTGCAAAAGTGACAACTCAAATGTGATGTTCCACATACTGCGGTGTTCATTATAGTTTGAATGAATTTATCTTGTTCACTTCTCCCACTTTATTTCTCTCACTTCATTTCATTCTCTCACATTAGGTCGACATTCAGTTTCTTCGTCGTTTTTGGTTGTTTGGCTGGGTCGAGGTTTGTAATTTCCTCTACATTTTAAGGATATGAAATTATGTTATATTCTCTGACCTCAATTCATTCATCCCCCATTTTATTTCGTCTGATGCGTGTTCGGCTTATGTCAGTTCATTTTCAATTTAAGGGTTATGTGTGTTCGGCTTTGGGGTGCAATTTTTTGTGGAAAgtaatttcataaataatgaCATTTTGTTTGGGTTTGAATTTCCAATTCAGGTGGCTATTGAATGTCGTCTTCAAGTTCGCAGTCGTTCGGCTCAAGTTGGAATTGGGAATGGCCTCGTCCACCTGTTGTTCTCTGTAGTCACGATGTCGCGGCTGAGCTTGTGACGTCAAGGACGACGGCCAATCCTGGCCGCCGTTACTATCGGTGTCCATTCTGGAAGGACGATGATTGTCGTTTCTTCCGTTGGTTTGATGCGGGTCTATCGCCAAGCCAAGACTCTTACTTTCAACGAATCAAGCTCGAACGAGACAGGTTTGAAGAACAGCTCCGATGCAAGAGTGTTGCTCATGGTGAGCTTGAAGACAAACTCCGGTTGAAAAGTGACGAATGTGAAGATCTGAAGGGAAAATTGAGCTTGAAGACCGAGGAGTGTGCAGGTCTTCATTTAGAAATTTTTAGAACCAAAAAAACGCCCCGAATGCTGAaaattgtaatattgtttttatgctttgtaattatttttctaaTGTGATGGCAACACTTTTTTCTTCCAATATGATGGGAATTTTGGTTCTAAACATTTGAATTTCTAATGTAAGTATATCCCAACAATAAGTTTCACACAGTCGAATGGGGTTCCCGCCTAGGTAGATACTAAACATTTGAATTTTGTAGCTAAACATTTCAAGTTTTAGTTATAGTTTTAGTTAATCACCAATGAAGTACGCATCTTATGATGAAATACCACAATGCGTACAACACTTTAGTTGAAATAACACACCACGTTGAAAACTTTCTCCGAAATACCATCATACGTACATAGTTGACATATGCAGTACAAGGGCCTTCTCCTTTAGCATATCCCCAAAAAAATCGGTCATAATGTTGGATCCATAACATGCATAGCAAATACAAGTGCATTATGTGGATGATCTATAACAACCACCGTAGGTGAAATCTAAGTAATGTTTGACAAAAAAGCCTTGAAGATACCACATGCGTAGCAAATACAAGATACCAGATaccattgtttacaaaacaccgACAAAAACCAACACCATTTTCTCCCATTTTAAGGTTCCCAAACTAGACAAGATCGCGTATTCAATCCTCAATCTCTTCAATGATGACTCCGGGGGGTTTACAAGCCCTTGAAACTAAGAAGCTCTTGCGCCTCAtccttcatttttttcagtATGGCTTGAGCCCGGGTTATCTCCACAACGTAGATGTGAACTAACTTTGTCGTTGTAGACGCCACTTTGAGGAAATCCTGCAGATGTGTTTCCTCGACAATGGGCAACAACGGGCCTCCGATTAAAACCCCTGTGCACTCATGACTGTACTTCGGATCACAGTAATAGAACTCACATATAATCTTCCTATCATACTTCAGCTTTAGTACCATGCTCGAGAGGTCTATAAGCTGGAATTTTTCTATGTTACAGAGATCGAAGTACGTCAATTGCCCACCAACATACTTTTTCGCATCATTCATACTGAAGAATGAACCTCCATGATGGAAAGCAATTGAAAATCTTACAGGTGCATCCCCTATTAAGGCGGACAATAAGCGCACAGAACAAATCACTCAAAAATAAATACACAACGAAAATACATTTGTGGAGCCTGAATAACAAAATCAGTATCCGGATGAGCAAAAATATATTCACACAAAATCGATTTTGTAAGAGTAAATCACAACCAGAGTATTAAAAGTTCACTTACTGTATTCATCCTCTGGGACGAAAAACTCCAGGTCAGGATCTCGGATATCCCAGGTTTCTTCTTCCACATCTATGACCACTGGTGGTGGTCGGCGGTATGGTGGCGGTGGCGGGGGTGTGGGTTTGCTTCGACGGCGTGACGACGATTCACCGCGCTTCCGTTTAGGcgccattcatgcaagatagttTTCACAGCGGGGAGAGTGCAGATACAATGAAGATGAAAACAatgttgagaattgttgggTTTCACAATGGTTATAATTTTAGGCGGGAGTGGGAAAACTTGCTATTTTGTTAGACTTTTAGGCGGGTAGACGATGGAAGGCCGAAAAAATGGtatgtgaaatttttgaaactTATTTCATAATTCACACAGGGTGTCCTGAATACGTGGCCGCCATCGTGTGGAATGGTCGTTTGAACTGCCACTGTAGCACCATCATTACTGAGACACATCTGACGTGCGGCCCGTCAAATCAGGCTGTGTGGCAGGTGGGATACAGGGCCGCCAATGCAGACCCATGGTGATATGACAATAAAGCCCTTTTAGGGCTGAAGGGCATTTTGGTCCGAAAAAACCTTATTTGTGATTATGGTTTAGGTCAGAGGCatgtggcgatattttttttagtcagAGGTCTGGAGTGAAACTTTTGAAAAGGTCAGGGTTATTTTATGCAGTTCACTCTTTATATAACAACATTCCAAACTCTATTATAGATAATTTATTATTGATTAAAATAGTAGAATGCATTAAATGAGTTGAAATGTTAAATGAGAAAATTCTAAGCACATGGCCTTTCACATCCTATTCATTGGtatttttcaattcattttatAAACTTGACTTTGAGGTCATCCTAAGACTTGGGTGAAAACAACATTTGGGTtgaaatagtattatttttcaacTATGACCCTAACGATATTAACTATATTTCATACTACAttcaattttaggtcatattattaCTGTTTCTGAACTATATGCTTGTCCTATCAAGATAAACTATATCTATATGTACTTGTTAGGTACATAGTTCCTTTTGTTAATGTGACTGTTTCACAGTCCCTATTGCTTCATGTGACTGTTTGTTAGGGAAATTTGTCAACAAATTCTAAACTTTTTccaaattttatataattgtacATTTTTTGGCATAATAACAAATTTTGTGCCCATAATAACAcaagaagttttttttttcaattggaCTTGAGAAACAATGAACATGTACTAAAACAAGAGATGGCAAAACTAAAACTCAAATCTTTGACACTAACTAAAATGAAGAGAAATGAAACAACAACTAATTAGAGAGGAGGCCAAGAAACAAAAGATCTTCAAAAATTGGTTGATTGGCACATTTCTTCAAAAAAGGAAGCTATGCCTCAATAATGAATCCAACCAATCTATGTAGGTGGGAAGAATCTGTTGAGATTGAATGGCAATGTGTAGAACTCCTCGTTTCGATTATCGCCCTTGAACGTCCGGAAGTTCACCCACCAAGGCATGCCACGGTCCTTCTTTGACATCTCAACGTCCAGTGTGTTGTCAAGGAACACGGCCACAATCAGCGCGATGGTGGCAGGCGACATGAAGAAGGTGTTGAAGAAGCCGTCGAACTGCATCAAAGAAAAGGCGTTGGAATGCATATACAGATGACTGTCACGAGTCAATGAAATTCAAAACCACGAGATGAACTTACCCATCCAGCATGTGTGTGGACGAGCCCGTGATCTTTGGTCCAATAGTTGTTGAAAAACTCAGGGATCGAGATGCCAAGGAACAGCGAGAGTCCGGTGATCATGAGGTTCCTCATGGAATTCATGTTGGTGAACTGAAGAAACGACAAGCCAACCGAACCTGCAGGGGAAGGGAGAAATACGTGAAGCCTTAGGAGAGTGAACGACGACGTCTTAGGAAAGAAAGATCCACGACGCTATCCTACCAACGAGGCCAAACAGAACACAATGTAGTGCAGCAAAGATTGGTAATGGTATGGATGCAAAAACAGCTCCAAATTTCCCTGCATCCACGATTAGTTGAAGTAAAGTTTTTAGCTCTAAAAAACATGTTCCGCGTTTAATCACGAGTGCAACATACTCAAAAAGAATGATACGAACCTAATATGGAAAAGAATATCATGAATGCGGCTGAAAGTTGAATGATTCTACGGCTTCCAACTCGAGTCAGTCCAAGAAGGCCCACGTTTTCTCTGAAATGCGCAGTAAGGCTTAGTTTTGTATAGCAGCAACAAACGAAATCAGTAGCATTTCTAGGGTACTTACACTGATACGGTTGAGCCACTGCAGGTGCCATACAGCCCATCAAGCATTACACTTATGCCCTGCAGAAACGACATAGTTATGAAAAATCGAGATGCCAATTTCACGATTGTGtcaaattatagtactatattctTTGAAAACCGACTGTACATAATGTGTATCGATTGCGGGAAAACGCAAAAGAAGCTTTAATTACCACCGTGTAGCATAATTTAAGACGATTTCAGACATTTGAACTTTTGTAGAAGCGTGTGAAATGATTGCATTGTGCAATTATATGATACTATTTAATCAGTAAATATGGTAAAGATAAGCTTGAGTGTATAATGGAAGACCTGACAACCAATGCCCCGACTGAGTACGTAGGCAGGAGGCGGGGGTGGCAATTGCGAGACGAGCTGCTGCCTTGTATATCGAGTTTTGTCGAGAAACATGTTTTACGAGGAGTCTACTCAGATTTTCGATGCCTCATATATTTAAACAAGAACTCAATATATCTCCAAAGttgaaaacatttttaaaataaattaaaattaaggcaaTGAACTGAAATTGAAATCATAAACtaccaaatttaataaaattaccaaaattattaatttttaaaaaatattaaaacacTTTTTATTATACATCATTcttaacaaatattatttagtATCTatgatgaaaataaaattatagaTTAAGTACAGCATTCTATTCAAATTTTGCTCGATTTAGAAATGTACTCCTTGGTAGATATTGGAAACTGATGGTATTTACTATTTAAGTGTGAAATGAATCCAtgaaattatttgatttgaggTTTTTCAAATGGTATTCAAAGTGCTTAACTGTACAGATATACTCATTCAGTTATACACACTCATCTTGTTATTAAAGTTATGATAAACACGACAAATAGTTATATATAGAAAATTGCATTTACATTACATTCCAAAGTAGGAAAAAACTTTTAAAATCCTTGCCTAAAAGGCCAAACGGATAGATAAAAAGAGTGATGCTAATCACATGTTCGATTTTCATTGTTATGGTGAGAGTGATGCTAATCACATGTTTGATTTTCACTATTGCTAATAAAAAGacactataattatttattcttATCTCTTATTTggttttttcaaaaaaatactTGGTACAATACATCTCACTCACGCTGTTAAATGGTGCAAAAATTATAACTGTCCATTCCACATTCAATTACTCCCTCCACCCCACAATAATTATCATTCATACTGTGGGCGCtagtttaagaaatgtaaagaataattggttggaaaagttagtgcaATATGAAacccacttttttttatattgatttataataaaatgtgagtgaagtgggttagtagaatgtgatacatacttactatttatggtaaaaatgaagtgtgacaattattgtgggatgaactgaaatggaaaagagtaACAATTATTATGAGACATAGGgaatatatgattaatttaattctAGATAAAGTTTATATTAGCTATATTTCGTCCATGATATAAAAAGaatataaagtattttttattgaaacaaatcaaaaatgaaatatgaaaatCTTGTGGATTGTGTACTGTGTATAGTGTGTTATGtttattgtaaaattaattCGTAAGGAAccgatttaaaaataaaatttttgccTTCAGCtcttttttaaaacaaatttaGTGAAATTAGTGAATATTTCATTTGTAGAATAACATCCAACATTACCCCAAAacgagatttagaaaaaggcaCAAGGCCGACGATTCTGACGGGCCATCTCCACAATATTGGCCCAATATATAGTATACgttaaaatgctaacttttcttaaattgttaattTAATAACACATTAACATcgtgtattaaaaatatacacGATTACATTAAAATGTTaatatatatttgtgttgacatttaaatattaatgtcaacataatgtactaaaatatcaacttaagtttatgttgacattttagtATCATCgtgttaacatttttaatacattgcattGATGAGTCAACaaattagcaatttaagaaaagttagtgatgtgtaattttaggttTATTACAAAAAGATAATATAACACTCAAGTTCAATTAATTAACTCAAATATTACCACTTCGCTGCAAGAttacagcttcgtgtgtagtaataatttaaggtgtcgatccacatGGAAGGAAAGATTATTTAACTCTAAAACGTAGAAAACACATACTAAAGAGGATTTTAATTTGAAGATTTTGATTTCTAGATTATGCAAAAGCAAATAGACGAACTAAAACAAGTAAGACGATTTAAGAGAAGAACATGTTACTCCAAACACTCATGGATAATACAATGATTTATTCTTACATCCAACTTTATCTTATGACTTTCGGGACTTTACAAACAATTCACGATGCTAGCACTGAACATGCTTGACATACAAAAGTTCAAGAATAGCTGAACACATATTCTAAAAACTTATCTTCATTAATCTAAGAATCCTACGGATGCGCGAGAATCATAGATCAACTACTATTAGCACATGAAATCCATtatcaaattatcatttgaacaaATCTAATTGATAATTCATTACCACAATGATCCAACTTAttcaaagttaaagagacattcaAATAAGCCTAAAGATCTACTACAAAAGGTGCACCAAAAGTAATAGATTCAAACAATAAAAACGTGATAATGACGATCATAAGATAAAGAAGAACATAGTATAAATCAAACAATTAATTTATCCATCTACATGTTTGGAGCAACACTAAGATTTCTAGCCACTCATTGTCAAACTAGGAGCAATACAAAATGGAAGAAAAACCCTTTGAACCATGGAACTTTGAAGAATATGGCGTGTCGTCACTTCCTTGCAATTGGATTCATCCTTCTCTCCTTCaactttctctctatttttctctATAAAAACCGTGCTGCCATTCTCTCTCAAAAACCGTCCTTTTACACATGAACACCGTCGGCAGTTAGCTTTGATCCACCCGGCCGAGTGGATTTTTGAACCAAcaaattcacccgaccgggtgatagCAATTTCACCCCGTCTGGACTCGCTATGCCTTCTGAATcttacccggccgggtagaataTTAACTTAAcaaattcgcccgaccgggtgatAGCAATTTCACCTCTTCTGGACTCCTTACGTGTTCCaaatttcacccggccgggtaggtTTTTACACCAACaatttcacccgaccgggtgatagACTCTGGAGTCTCCGCACTGCTGCCACCAAGTGTTTGGTGAGTGAGCTCCAACCAGCTTTTTACATCCTAAATAATGAAGAAAACACGATTTGATGAGTCGTAATTTACATATAAATGCATAGTCTAAGGGAACAAAATGTAGGAAATATGTTTCGCATCAGTTAGCAACAGATCACACCTCACTCCCTTTGttcctaaaaaaatataaatatttaatttgacacaaattttaatgtactataattgataaagtataaaagagaaaaataaatactagtagtgtAAGTGGTATTAGAGGAGAATGAGCTCTAGATCATTAGTAGTATAGTGTAATGatataaaatgatgtgtatggATAATATGTTGTTTAACTATTTCAAAGTTataaagttcatattttttaggaatagactaataagaaaatagtttatatttttaaaagtatgtatactttctatttttgttcgtCCCATAAAAGCATGGACATTTTCATTTACAGAAAGTTGTTCCTAACTCATTACCTATATAcctcaatttatttacaacttataccactatgactcaccattacaactcattaaacactaataataatgtagaTTCTAATTATACACTAATTCACGTGCTATTTCATCTGCACATGTTTTATAGAACAGAGGAAGTaatcattatcattatttttattttatttaggttAACGAATCAAACAACCATATACCCCAACAATGTCTTTCTTCAAacatactagtactactaaactaaactaacaGAATATgatgttttaattatttttgaaattaaCTCATCCGTgaatatttatgaaatattccatATCTTAATGACATACTAATATTTTTCACGACAAAAAGGGCATATGATCCGATTTATTAGACATATAATTCGGATTAATTCAATGCTACACTTGTTCGTACATCCTAAACTCAAGGACATAACTCAACTTTCTTCAGTCAACACCTCTcatattcacaaaaaaaaaaccatcaaTCTTCTTACATATCTCTTCCCCTATCGTTCTCTCTCTTATCCACAATGCCAACCAAGCTCAAGAAGGCCATTGCTGTCGTGAAAGACCAAACCAGCATCAGCCTCGCCAAGGTCTCAAGCAAGGACTCCGCCAACCTCGAGGTCGCGGTGCTCAAGGCCACCAGCCACGACGAGGATGTCCCCGTCGACGACAAATACGCCTATGAGGTCCTCCGGCTCGTGTCCTCCAACAAGATCCACGCGGCGGCCTGCGCGCGTGCCATCAGCAAGCGCATAGGCCGCACGCGCAACTGGGTCGTCGCCCTGAAATCCCTGATGCTTGTCCTCAGGATCTTCCAGGACGGCGACCCTTACTTCCCGCGCGAGGTCCTCCATGCGATGAAGCGCGGCGCCAAGATCCTCAACCTCTCGAGCTTCCGCGACGACACCAGCTCGAGCCCGTGGGACTACACCTCCTTCGTCCGCACCTTCGCCCTCTACCTCGACGAGCGCCTCGAGTGCTTCCTCACGGGGAAGCTCCAGCGCCGCCAGGCGCTGGAGGGGGCCGCTGAGGCCTCCTCGGTCTTCCAGCGGAACCGGAGCAAGATCATCTGCGCGACCGAGCCGGTCCGGGACATGAAGCCTGCGATGCTCCTCGACAAGATGTCATATTGGCAGCGACTTCTCGATCGAGCCCTGGCTACGCGGCCGACCGGGTGCGCTAAAGAGAACCGGCTCGTCCACGTGGCGCTCTACGCCGTGCTTAAGGAAAGTTTCGATCTTTACAAAGATATATCCGAAGGGCTTTCCCTCATCCTTGATAGCTTCTTCCATTTGCAATACCAAAATTGTGTGTTAGCATTCCAAACATGTATCAAAGCTGTGAAGCAATTTGAAGAAGTCTcttctttcttcagcctttgcCAAAGCTTAGGCATCGGAAGAGTCTCCGAGTATCCGATCATACAAGCGATCTCTGACGAATTGATCGAATCTCTTCAAGAATTCTTGAAAGATAAATCCTCGTTCACCAACAAGCCGATTATCGGTAACCAGATGGCCGCCCCAGCGCCTCCGGCACCCGCTCCGTTGCGGACGAGGTCGGCCCATGGCCAGAGCTTCGGCGCGCAGTCGGACTTCTCGGTAACGACGGACGGCTTCTCGGACGAGGGCTCCGAGGCCGGGTCGCACGCAGCGAGCGCCTCACTGGATGACCTAATCCGGGGGGCCGGGACGTGGAAGAGCCGAGGAATCTCGATTGATCTAGAGGCTTATTCGTCGTTCAAGCCAGACGATTCGTTTGGGGTGAGCGACACTGGCTCTAGCCGATCGCTGCCGGTGACGAGCTCCGGCATCGATATGATGTCGGTCGACGACTGGTCGACGGAGGACGAGGATGAAGACGAGGACCAGAACCAGAATAAGGGCCGCCGTCGGAGGGAGAAATTGGGGACATTGCTATCGAAGAACTGGGAAACTGTGCTAGCTGAATCAGCACAAGCAACAACGGCGGGGATGACGCCGACGCCGATGCCTCTTATCGACATTAACTCAAACACCTTCTGTGCATATTCTGAAAACTCGCCGTTGGCGGCGGGAGGCGAGCAGGATTTCGTCCTATTTGAGGTGGCGCGGTCGGAACCGCAAACGCCGGCGAGTCAGCACTACAATCCGTTTCTAGAGGACATGGCGGAAATGGCGGGAGCGGCGGCGACTCCGACGTTTTCTGCGGAGAATCCAAATGTGGGTTTGATTGAAGATGATCATTTTGATTCTTGGGCTGATTTTCCCGGAGATCAAGATGACGGCGGCGGCGAGGATCAGCAAGAGTTGTGGCtgcaaaatcagaacaagattTTAGAGAAGAATTGTTCTTAGGTTAGTTGTTTTGTAATGTGGATTCTTTGTCATATGTAATTTCTGTTTCACAAAATTTTAGTCTCAGACTTACAATTTTCATTTCTAATTGTAGGACTAAGGAAGTGCATTCTTTTAAATTCCAgaaatttatagtagtagtagttgttAATGTTATGTAAAGTGCATTCTTTCAGAAAATTTTACTAAAGCCaacaaattactactactattattaagTACTTATAATTGTGTTTTCATCTTGAGAtgctaataaatatgaaaataaaaaccTTATTTTTATAGGAGACCAAGACCTTTAAACCAAAAACATTGTCACTATATCTATCTAAATGATTAATTTTCAATATAGTCATACATCATTTAAGAGACGGGACTAGTGGGAGAGAACGCAATGGAAAAGCCATCGTCGACTTCGAAGATGTAATGAGGGCCGTTGACAATAAACAACGAATAGAGAACTAAAGTAAACTCAACCAAAAAATGCAACTTTAAACATTGAATTCAGTGAAAAAGTATTAACACTTATAGGCCAACAATGGGATCGATCGACCATCCGAATTTCGACCAGATCCACCATTGGATAAAGACATTATTTGTCTATATATAGGTAAGAGATATTTGTGAACTTAGCTTGAATACATCAAACATAGAAGATCTCAACTCTCAATAATATTCAGATTATAGTGTATATAACTGACAATTTCCGATATTATCCACTGATTTCTCCATATAATAATCGCGCGGGAGAATAAGACAAAATCCCATTTTTGCCCTTTACCGAAACCGGTTCAGTTGAGCAACGCCTTCCCTGATTT
Proteins encoded in this window:
- the LOC121811614 gene encoding clathrin coat assembly protein AP180-like, whose product is MPTKLKKAIAVVKDQTSISLAKVSSKDSANLEVAVLKATSHDEDVPVDDKYAYEVLRLVSSNKIHAAACARAISKRIGRTRNWVVALKSLMLVLRIFQDGDPYFPREVLHAMKRGAKILNLSSFRDDTSSSPWDYTSFVRTFALYLDERLECFLTGKLQRRQALEGAAEASSVFQRNRSKIICATEPVRDMKPAMLLDKMSYWQRLLDRALATRPTGCAKENRLVHVALYAVLKESFDLYKDISEGLSLILDSFFHLQYQNCVLAFQTCIKAVKQFEEVSSFFSLCQSLGIGRVSEYPIIQAISDELIESLQEFLKDKSSFTNKPIIGNQMAAPAPPAPAPLRTRSAHGQSFGAQSDFSVTTDGFSDEGSEAGSHAASASLDDLIRGAGTWKSRGISIDLEAYSSFKPDDSFGVSDTGSSRSLPVTSSGIDMMSVDDWSTEDEDEDEDQNQNKGRRRREKLGTLLSKNWETVLAESAQATTAGMTPTPMPLIDINSNTFCAYSENSPLAAGGEQDFVLFEVARSEPQTPASQHYNPFLEDMAEMAGAAATPTFSAENPNVGLIEDDHFDSWADFPGDQDDGGGEDQQELWLQNQNKILEKNCS